A DNA window from Porites lutea chromosome 6, jaPorLute2.1, whole genome shotgun sequence contains the following coding sequences:
- the LOC140941851 gene encoding low-density lipoprotein receptor-related protein 6-like, whose amino-acid sequence MRTLLFMLFVTTVETQISTTKDAPQLRSVLPSKAPENAGIQVPEAFLLYANHKDIRRVSLDTNNDSLIPLVGVKEAYALDFNVQEMQIYWTDTSLRSINRAFLNGSQIKHLIVVDLPHPDGLAVDWIAKNLYWTDSKHQRIEVARLNGQHRKMLIWRDLWKPRELTVNPVSGHMYWANGGREPTIERADLDGSNRRLIVNVTRPTGLTIDYSLGLIFWVDIENQVIECANLDGTNRRVVASGLPMPFALTQYKDYIYWTDHALNLIYRANKTNGLDQTRIKSHTDDITDILVFHSSRQEGWNSCARHNGGCSHLCLDKPGKRMVCSCPTHYTLSSTDIKTCNAPRVFMLFSTTTDIRRILFNSSDNLEVVLPVRGLTDVRAIDYDVNSHLIYWIDSAAKEIRRAFQNGSNAKSIVRGEDSSPYDLAIDSYGQQLFWTDSVKNSINVYSLRKGVSMGVVFHERGVHPRSIVLYPEKG is encoded by the exons ATGAGGACTTTACTGTTTATGCTGTTTGTTACAACAGTGGAGACTCAAATCTCTACCACAAAAGACGCCCCTCAGTTGCGGTCGGTTTTACCATCGAAGGCTCCCGAAAACGCCGGAATACAAG TGCCAGAAGCATTTCTGTTGTATGCAAATCATAAAGATATCAGGAGAGTCTCCCTGGACACCAATAATGATTCATTGATTCCCTTGGTCGGTGTCAAAGAGGCATATGCTCTAGACTTCAATGTACAGGAGATGCAAATCTACTGGACAGATACATCCCTCAGGTCTATAAACAGAGCTTTCCTCAATGGAAGCCAAATTAAGCACTTGATTGTTGTGGACTTGCCTCACCCTGATGGTTTGGCTGTAGACTGGATAGCCAAAAACCTGTACTGGACAGACTCTAAACATCAGAGAATAGAGGTGGCAAGACTTAATGGACAGCACAGGAAGATGTTGATTTGGAGGGACTTGTGGAAGCCGCGTGAACTTACTGTCAATCCAGTATCGGG ACATATGTACTGGGCAAATGGTGGAAGGGAGCCAACAATAGAGAGAGCAGACTTGGATGGCTCCAACAGACGCTTGATTGTCAATGTAACACGTCCAACTGGCTTGACAATTGACTATTCATTGGGGCTCATTTTCTGGGTTGATATTGAGAACCAGGTTATTGAGTGTGCAAACTTAGATGGAACAAACCGTCGAGTAGTTGCGTCAGGTCTTCCCATGCCTTTTGCCTTAACACAGTACAAGGATTATATTTACTGGACTGACCATGCGCTTAACTTAATCTATCGTGCAAACAAGACAAATGGATTGGACCAGACAAGAATCAAATCCCACACTGATGACATAACGGATATTCTAGTGTTTCACAGCAGTAGGCAAGAAG GATGGAATTCCTGTGCCAGGCATAATGGCGGATGCAGCCACCTTTGCCTGGATAAACCGGGCAAACGAATGGTGTGTTCCTGCCCAACTCACTACACCCTGTCGTCAACAGACATTAAGACTTGCAATG CTCCTCGAGTATTCATGCTCTTCAGCACCACAACTGACATTCGGAGAATCCTATTCAACTCATCAGACAACCTAGAAGTCGTTTTACCTGTGCGTGGTCTGACGGATGTTCGTGCCATTGATTATGATGTCAATAGTCACCTCATCTACTGGATCGACAGTGCAGCGAAAGAAATAAgacgtgcttttcaaaatggtagCAATGCCAAGTCGATAGTCCGTGGAGAAGATTCCTCGCCTTACGATCTGGCTATTGACTCATACGGACAACAGCTGTTCTGGACAGACAGTGTGAAAAACAGCATAAACGTTTATAGCTTAAGAAAAGGGGTGTCTATGGGTGTGGTCTTTCATGAGAGAGGTGTGCATCCACGGTCTATCGTGCTTTATCCAGAGAAGGGGTGA
- the LOC140941642 gene encoding cytosolic non-specific dipeptidase-like codes for MSLDTPDPADVFVPVPGIQHAVAIDFDPVDKFIYWSDVEAFEIKRAKTDGTGIEGAFYEPGSKTVIPRKVIGKFSTRLVPNMTPETVKEQVFKYIKELHEKRGSPNTLKVSLHHSGPPWVSDINHVNYQAARRALTTVHGVQPDMTRDGCNIPVTLALQNAMQKNIVLLPIGACDDGAHSQNKKINVVNYVQGTKGLVAYLEELGQLADRK; via the exons ATGTCCCTAGACACACCTGATCCTGCTGATGTGTTTGTGCCAGTTCCTGGGATCCAGCATGCAGTTGCCATTGATTTTGATCCAGTGGATAAGTTTATTTATTGGAGTGACGTTGAGGCTTTTGAAATCAAAAGAGCGAAAACGGATGGGACAG GCATTGAAGGTGCCTTCTATGAACCTGGTTCAAAAACAGTCATTCCCAGAAAG gtGATTGGCAAGTTTTCAACCCGTTTAGTACCTAATATGACACCTGAAACCGTCAAGGAACAAGTTTTCAAATATATCAAGGAACTTCATGAAAAAAGAGGAAGCCCAAATACTCTAAA GGTCAGCTTACACCACAGCGGTCCACCATGGGTTAGCGACATCAACCACGTCAATTATCAAGCTGCTAGAAGAGCTTTAACAACTG TTCATGGCGTGCAGCCAGACATGACTCGTGATGGGTGTAATATCCCTGTGACATTAGCCCTGCAGAATGCAATGCAAAAGAACATTGTTCTCCTTCCAATCGGCGCGTGTGATGATGGAGCGCACTCCCAGAACAAGAAAATTAACGTTGTAAATTACGTTCAAGGG ACTAAAGGTTTGGTTGCGTACTTGGAAGAACTGGGCCAACTTGCTGACCGGAAGTAG